AATTTCTAATAAGAGATTTCCGGTTTTTTATTGCCTTTTGTTCCTGGCTAAAATATTGTTACCGTAAGCGATTAAGACCAATCGGACTCATAAAATAAAAACAATAAAGGCCATCTAACGTATGCAACAACATGACTGCTCTCCCCTTGATGATTTCATTGAATACCCAGAAGCTGAAATGCTAAGTAGATCGCAAAGTTTCTATGATCTGGTTAAACGCCGTCATTCTATTCGTAGCTTCAGTGATAGAGCAGTCGATAAACAAGTTATTGAGAACTGCTTAAAAACTGCTGGAACAGCCCCTAGTGGCGCTAACCATCAACCTTGGCACTTTGTTGCGGTTAATTCTATAGAGATTAAAAAACAGATCAGAGAGCAAGCAGAATTTCACGAACGTGGTTTTTATGAGGGCCGAGCAGGTAAAGAATGGCTTGATGCTTTAAAAGACTTAGGTACCGATGCTAATAAACCTTATTTAGAGCATGCACCTTGGTTAATAGCTATTTTTAGTCAAAAAAAGGGCGGCGTATGTGAAGAAGATAAACACACTAATTATTACGTCCATGAATCAGTGGGTATCGCCACTGGAGTATTGATTACCGCACTGCATAATGCCGGTTTAGCTACTTTAACGCATACACCTAAGCCGATGTCTTTTTTAAATAAGGTTTGCCAACGTGGCGATAATGAGCGTGTTTATATGTTACTCATTGCTGGCTATCCTGCCGATGATGCTACCGTACCTGCTCATGCACAAGTTAAAAAGGGCTTGGAAGATATAGCAACTTTTTTATAATGCCTGATACTCAGCTAAGCAAAATCTAACGCAATATCAGTGCAACCTTTTGCGCAACGAATGCCAGTAAGTTCACCTTGCTCTGGCGTATAAAGTTTTAATGGTTGCTTGCAAGTACTACACGGGACTGTTCTTCCTGACATGACTTGCTTAAGCAACTTTTTTTGCTCAAAGAATGACTCTTTACTCGCCTTTTGTAACGCTGCGAACTGTTTAAGATCTATATTCATAACCTTCCAAACTTATACATAATGAAGCCAACAACCTATTTATTTAACTTGAATAAAGTTACTAAACGAAAAGGTAGTGGCTTTAACCTCTTTAGAGTCGTTGACTCTAAACAAAGTAAACACCATCAAACTGCCCTTTTAAAGGTGCAGCGCTTGATTCTAACAACTCTTGATAACTGGTAATATTTTCATAGCTCACCGGCATTTGTGGGTAAGCGGTAATTTCCCAGGGTAAATCTGGATGTGCTTCTGATGGTGTAAAAGACAGTTTTTGGTTATTTTCTAATAATAACTGGCCGAACTTAAGCGCGAGCTCCTGATTGGGAAATAATATTGAGAATTCTATTTCACGCTCACTAAGTAAATCTTCACCACTTTCTTGCATCTGCCAAAGGGTATTGCCAATTTCATCTTCAGGGTAAAGCGCTAAATCACGTGTCATAGTTATTCTCATTTATTTATATTTAATATTATTTAGGATTATTATCCTCATTTGGATATTTTAGCTTTGCTAAGTGAATAAACCTAGTAAAATAAGTGCAAAGCCCACGTTACTCATTTGAAATATGCCCGTAGATAACAAGTGTTCAGACACCCAAGGTCAAAACCCGACTCAAAACCATGAAAAGTTTGAATGGCATATTAAAATTGACGAACAAGTTAATACTACTGCCATTGCATTATTAGAAAACTATGGTTATGAGCAAAATATTTCTTTGTCAAAAGCGCAGCTAAAACAGGCAATAACTAAAGGCGCATTATGGTTAACGCCTGCTAAAAATAAAAAACAAACACAGCGACTACGCCGCATTAAGAAGCAGTTAGTAAAAGGCGATGAACTGCACTTTTATTTTAATAGTGAAGTGCTCTCATCACCTGTTCCACAAGCATTGTTAATTGCCGATTTAATTGATTACAGTGTCTGGTATAAGCCCTACGGTATGTTGTCACAAGGCTCTAAATGGAGTGATCATTGCACCATCGCTCGTTTCGCTCAGCAAAACTTACCGAACGAACGCCCTGCCTTTATT
The DNA window shown above is from Colwellia psychrerythraea 34H and carries:
- a CDS encoding nitroreductase family protein, coding for MQQHDCSPLDDFIEYPEAEMLSRSQSFYDLVKRRHSIRSFSDRAVDKQVIENCLKTAGTAPSGANHQPWHFVAVNSIEIKKQIREQAEFHERGFYEGRAGKEWLDALKDLGTDANKPYLEHAPWLIAIFSQKKGGVCEEDKHTNYYVHESVGIATGVLITALHNAGLATLTHTPKPMSFLNKVCQRGDNERVYMLLIAGYPADDATVPAHAQVKKGLEDIATFL
- a CDS encoding ribonuclease E inhibitor RraB; its protein translation is MTRDLALYPEDEIGNTLWQMQESGEDLLSEREIEFSILFPNQELALKFGQLLLENNQKLSFTPSEAHPDLPWEITAYPQMPVSYENITSYQELLESSAAPLKGQFDGVYFV